In Pelosinus sp. IPA-1, a single window of DNA contains:
- a CDS encoding ABC transporter substrate-binding protein yields MLFWSKKVPTPSSLPASTNPISSSNINIDTHTALLKHNQECAVSKIRNKIEETEIAADSLIEITNSINQSVEVQMISIEKVVEEISNYSALAQEVCASTESSKQISGQTLNVANQGHDAVRSSIQAMSAIGQSVVDAKGVVITLESKAAQINTLLDVIKDIAGNTNLLSLNASIEAARAGEAGRGFAVVAQEVKHLAERSVESVDYISKTIAEINQSINKTLQAMDAIATKVQLGTQIASDTAQVFNTIIEAVNNSGAVYEEISAAIGKQTTSLENVMGSTGNMTTTFHQLISTVEVASLYTQFVKTTLSSLTEASTGLQTISTHMLEKVSCAPFAGAVLRTSLPNEITTFNPLMSTEYLGGHILSNAHSGLLSINASGHLAPGIAKSWHLEGDRTWVFNLRKGAKFHNGQEITAQDIKKCYERLLHPSTGSPNAWCLEYVVGAEEYSKGIASTVSGITVLNRYQLSIRLSFPYSGFLLNLGQFYCSITAIDDKNNIIGCGPYVLNTEEDICTLNAFSDHFNGEAYIKTIQVQLTKENVAEDFIDGKYDFIFIDNKSLLDKLKPVPDIKISTNTIMGTYYAGFNLTSTSPYVQNCEARQAFNYAINKQRIIDEILGGLGSESKGPFPPSIVNDSSLPGYSYNPSLAKSLLAKSGLTTVRQKFRIMYRQDAGPTVFNKITEYILEDLTSTGVECELINVPAAKYLDVNLIKSSADLYIARWVADTGDPDNFLHPLFSPGLRTNRSSYNSEIVNKKLAMANQMIHPAKRLDMYKDIQKMLVQDCPWIFLYHPNMAYANRNNISGIKMNPLGLFKYEDILIEKT; encoded by the coding sequence ATGTTATTTTGGTCCAAAAAAGTTCCTACACCCTCGTCCCTCCCAGCCTCTACTAACCCCATATCATCCAGCAACATAAATATAGACACGCATACCGCGTTGCTTAAGCATAATCAGGAATGTGCAGTGAGCAAAATCCGCAACAAAATTGAGGAAACAGAAATTGCGGCAGACAGTCTGATAGAAATTACAAATAGCATCAATCAATCAGTTGAAGTCCAAATGATTTCCATCGAAAAGGTTGTAGAAGAAATCAGTAATTATTCTGCACTAGCTCAGGAAGTCTGCGCAAGTACGGAGAGCTCAAAGCAAATATCCGGACAGACCTTAAACGTGGCTAACCAAGGACATGATGCTGTTCGCAGTTCTATCCAGGCGATGAGCGCTATTGGACAATCAGTTGTTGACGCCAAAGGTGTCGTTATTACGCTCGAATCAAAAGCTGCTCAGATCAACACACTCCTCGATGTTATTAAAGACATTGCGGGAAACACCAATTTACTTTCTTTAAATGCCTCTATCGAAGCCGCCCGGGCCGGTGAAGCAGGCAGAGGATTTGCGGTAGTGGCCCAAGAAGTCAAACATCTGGCGGAACGAAGCGTTGAATCGGTTGATTATATAAGTAAAACCATTGCTGAAATCAACCAGAGCATTAACAAGACCCTGCAGGCCATGGATGCCATTGCCACTAAAGTGCAGTTGGGTACCCAAATTGCAAGCGATACCGCTCAGGTTTTTAATACCATCATTGAGGCTGTCAATAATAGCGGTGCTGTTTATGAAGAAATAAGTGCTGCTATCGGCAAGCAAACGACAAGTCTTGAAAACGTGATGGGATCGACAGGCAATATGACTACTACTTTTCATCAGCTCATCTCCACCGTGGAAGTAGCGTCCCTCTACACTCAGTTTGTAAAAACCACTTTATCCTCACTGACCGAGGCTTCAACAGGGCTCCAAACAATATCAACACACATGCTTGAGAAGGTGTCCTGCGCTCCATTCGCTGGAGCGGTTTTACGGACAAGCCTACCGAATGAGATTACCACTTTTAATCCACTTATGTCGACAGAATACTTAGGCGGTCACATTCTCTCGAATGCCCATTCAGGACTACTTTCTATCAACGCATCCGGTCATTTGGCTCCTGGTATCGCTAAGAGTTGGCATTTGGAAGGCGACCGAACATGGGTGTTTAACCTTCGTAAGGGGGCCAAGTTTCATAACGGACAGGAAATTACCGCTCAAGATATCAAAAAATGCTATGAACGTCTCCTGCATCCGTCGACCGGATCTCCCAATGCTTGGTGCCTAGAATATGTGGTAGGAGCTGAAGAATACAGTAAGGGCATAGCGAGTACTGTCAGCGGGATCACCGTCCTAAATCGCTACCAACTGAGCATAAGACTGTCCTTTCCTTATAGTGGCTTTCTATTGAACCTAGGGCAATTTTACTGTTCCATTACCGCTATCGACGATAAGAATAATATCATTGGCTGTGGTCCATATGTGCTTAACACCGAAGAAGACATCTGTACACTCAATGCTTTTTCAGATCATTTTAACGGAGAAGCATATATTAAAACGATTCAGGTACAACTCACGAAAGAGAATGTAGCAGAGGACTTCATTGATGGAAAATATGATTTTATATTCATTGATAATAAGTCATTACTTGATAAACTCAAACCAGTGCCGGACATAAAGATATCTACTAACACGATCATGGGTACTTACTACGCTGGCTTTAATCTCACCTCTACATCCCCGTACGTACAAAACTGCGAGGCCAGACAAGCCTTTAACTACGCCATCAATAAACAGCGAATTATCGATGAAATTCTAGGAGGCTTAGGCAGCGAAAGTAAAGGCCCATTCCCTCCCAGCATCGTAAATGACTCCTCCCTCCCAGGATATAGCTACAACCCTTCTCTAGCAAAAAGTTTATTAGCAAAGAGTGGCCTAACAACTGTTCGCCAGAAATTTAGAATTATGTACCGGCAAGATGCGGGGCCTACGGTGTTTAACAAGATTACAGAGTACATCTTGGAAGACCTGACAAGTACCGGAGTAGAATGCGAGCTTATCAATGTGCCAGCTGCCAAATACCTTGATGTAAACCTGATTAAAAGCAGTGCCGATTTGTATATCGCCCGTTGGGTAGCAGACACGGGTGATCCCGATAATTTTCTGCATCCTCTATTTTCCCCCGGCCTGCGTACAAACCGATCCAGCTATAATAGTGAAATAGTAAATAAAAAATTAGCCATGGCTAATCAGATGATACATCCCGCGAAGCGACTTGATATGTATAAAGATATTCAAAAGATGCTCGTACAGGACTGCCCATGGATCTTCCTCTACCATCCCAATATGGCTTACGCTAATAGAAATAATATTTCTGGTATAAAAATGAACCCTTTAGGACTCTTTAAATATGAAGATATCCTCATAGAGAAAACCTAG
- a CDS encoding PadR family transcriptional regulator, with product MSKLNYGRHLPAFILLFLAKESTHGSMLLNKMNESMPYIKADGPAIYRALSELEKLSAVEACWDTANPGAARKCYTITEQGRRLLKEYKDDIEERKRNLEYFLSEFDRLDF from the coding sequence ATGAGTAAATTAAATTATGGCCGTCATTTGCCGGCATTTATATTATTATTTTTAGCCAAAGAGAGCACACATGGTTCTATGTTGCTTAACAAAATGAATGAGTCCATGCCATATATTAAAGCAGATGGGCCTGCTATTTATCGCGCACTTTCTGAATTGGAGAAATTAAGTGCTGTTGAAGCTTGCTGGGATACAGCAAATCCAGGAGCTGCAAGAAAGTGTTATACCATAACAGAACAAGGACGTAGGCTGCTTAAAGAATATAAAGATGATATCGAAGAAAGAAAAAGAAATCTTGAATACTTTCTATCCGAGTTTGATAGATTAGATTTTTAG